A genome region from Bacillaceae bacterium IKA-2 includes the following:
- a CDS encoding DNA polymerase III subunit alpha yields the protein MDFVHLHINTEYSLLKSAAKISTLVKRAKELKFSALAITDQNVMYGVIPFYKACKLAGIKPIIGLELFVIGKDKAESRLLLLAKNSQGYQNLLKLSSIAQILPTNQKKQIEKKYLFQYSEGLIAISSAYKGEIQQCLAYGEKEQALNLIQQYKESFGDDFYIGIHNHFLAEEKKLNLDLLDLAKNGICNLVATNQVMYVNKDDSLAHKCLLAIEQGTTLKELNSDFRTEEYYIKSQVEMAELFSFVPDAMINTTLIAAQCNVELEFGGQTLPKYPLPNQGNPKQFLENLCFEGLKKRYLVRTKKLEERLLYELRIIDQMKFNDYFLIVWDFMKFAHDKKIITGPGRGSAAGSLVAYVLNITNVDPIKYDLIFERFLNPERVSMPDIDIDFSDTRREEVIEYVFKKYGKNHVAQIITFGTLAAKAALRDVGKVIGIPISQIDLIAKQIPSRPNLTIEDAVRETTTLKKQVNENEEIKEWFQLAQRVEGIPRHSSTHAAGIVISEDPLSDKVPLQKGHHNVLLTQYPMNTLEELGLLKMDFLGLRNLSFIEEIVNHVIAMEGKKIELDKISFDDENTFKLLSKGDTTGIFQLESQGMRRVLANLKPTEFEDIVAVNALYRPGPMENIPLYIEGKHKKRQVVYVHNDLKPILEKTYGVIVYQEQIMQIASKMAGFSLGEADILRRAVSKKKLETLEEQREKFVQGCLKLEYEKKVANTVYDLIVRFANYGFNRSHSVAYSVISYQLAFLKANYPTAFFAALLTSGIGQQQKINEYIIDAKKKAITIGYPSINKSSAQFTVLKKGKIQFGLAALKNIGLRAIEEITKMRKDTGPYQDIFDFCARVSSKHINRRTLEALVSAGCFDELGHHRAGLLATLDYAQEYGEKVKQFQENQQTAFFTEEITLPDLIQVPPFKETEKLYFEKEVIGFYLSSHPIEAFADLLKSHKRILISESLLKEDGYVTRIGGLVETVRRIKTKKGEQMAFLKLSDESGDINVTIFPKIFQQHRSVFQEGELAFLEGKLEVSESRLQLVVRKAIDIKSLSKKIENKIILYLKIVQDKSSSMQLIKLKENLKNFPGNVQIILYYEGKKQSIQLSDDFNVTPSNQCLETLYLMLGKENVVLKG from the coding sequence GTGGATTTTGTACATTTACACATAAATACGGAGTATAGCCTGTTAAAAAGTGCGGCAAAAATCAGCACACTTGTAAAACGAGCAAAAGAACTGAAATTTTCTGCCCTTGCGATTACCGATCAAAATGTGATGTACGGGGTTATCCCGTTTTACAAAGCTTGTAAATTAGCTGGAATTAAACCTATTATCGGACTAGAACTATTTGTTATTGGAAAAGATAAAGCTGAATCAAGACTATTATTGCTTGCCAAAAATAGTCAAGGCTATCAAAACCTCCTAAAATTGTCGAGCATCGCCCAAATTTTACCGACTAATCAAAAAAAACAGATAGAAAAGAAATATTTATTTCAATATTCAGAAGGACTCATTGCAATAAGTTCAGCCTATAAAGGTGAAATCCAACAATGTTTGGCATATGGGGAGAAAGAACAAGCCTTAAATTTGATTCAACAGTATAAAGAGTCATTCGGTGACGATTTTTATATAGGTATACATAATCATTTTTTGGCTGAGGAAAAAAAATTAAACCTCGATTTGCTTGATCTCGCCAAAAATGGAATTTGCAACTTAGTTGCTACTAATCAAGTCATGTACGTCAATAAAGATGATTCACTAGCTCATAAATGTTTACTAGCTATTGAACAAGGGACAACGTTAAAGGAACTTAACAGTGATTTTCGTACAGAGGAGTATTACATAAAGTCCCAAGTTGAAATGGCTGAACTTTTCTCATTTGTTCCCGATGCAATGATCAACACTACGCTTATAGCTGCTCAATGTAATGTTGAGTTAGAATTTGGTGGACAGACGTTACCGAAGTACCCGTTACCAAATCAGGGGAACCCAAAGCAGTTTTTAGAGAATCTTTGTTTCGAAGGCCTGAAAAAGCGTTACTTAGTTAGAACAAAAAAACTAGAGGAGCGACTTCTTTATGAACTTCGTATCATTGATCAAATGAAGTTTAACGACTACTTTTTAATAGTTTGGGACTTTATGAAGTTTGCTCATGATAAAAAAATCATTACTGGTCCTGGACGTGGTTCCGCAGCTGGCTCTCTTGTCGCATATGTACTAAATATCACGAATGTAGATCCAATTAAATATGATTTAATTTTTGAGCGTTTTCTAAATCCAGAAAGGGTTTCAATGCCTGATATAGATATTGATTTTTCAGATACTCGACGGGAAGAAGTAATTGAATACGTTTTTAAAAAATATGGTAAGAATCATGTCGCCCAAATTATAACGTTTGGAACACTTGCAGCAAAAGCGGCACTAAGAGATGTTGGAAAAGTTATTGGAATTCCCATTAGTCAAATTGATTTAATTGCTAAGCAAATTCCATCTAGACCTAATTTAACAATAGAAGATGCTGTTCGTGAAACAACTACACTAAAAAAGCAGGTAAATGAAAACGAAGAAATTAAAGAGTGGTTTCAACTTGCACAAAGGGTTGAAGGTATTCCCAGGCATTCTTCAACGCATGCTGCTGGAATTGTCATTAGCGAAGACCCTTTATCGGACAAAGTCCCTTTGCAAAAAGGACATCATAATGTGCTATTAACCCAATATCCAATGAATACATTAGAAGAGCTTGGATTATTGAAAATGGATTTTCTTGGTTTGAGAAATCTTTCTTTTATTGAAGAGATTGTCAACCATGTTATTGCCATGGAAGGAAAAAAAATTGAATTAGACAAAATTTCATTTGATGATGAGAACACGTTTAAGTTACTAAGCAAGGGTGATACAACAGGGATCTTTCAACTTGAATCACAAGGTATGAGACGCGTGCTAGCAAATTTAAAACCAACAGAATTTGAAGATATCGTTGCTGTGAATGCGTTGTACAGACCAGGACCAATGGAGAATATTCCTCTTTATATTGAAGGGAAACATAAGAAGCGGCAAGTCGTCTATGTTCACAATGATTTAAAACCGATTTTAGAAAAAACTTATGGAGTAATCGTTTACCAAGAGCAAATTATGCAAATAGCTTCGAAAATGGCAGGGTTTTCACTAGGTGAAGCAGATATTTTAAGGCGAGCAGTAAGTAAAAAGAAGTTAGAAACATTAGAAGAACAAAGGGAAAAGTTTGTTCAAGGTTGCTTGAAACTAGAATATGAAAAAAAAGTAGCGAATACGGTTTATGACCTAATTGTACGTTTTGCTAACTATGGCTTTAATCGCAGTCACTCTGTGGCTTATAGCGTGATCTCTTATCAACTGGCTTTTTTGAAAGCCAATTACCCAACGGCATTTTTTGCGGCCTTGCTTACAAGCGGAATTGGTCAACAGCAAAAGATTAACGAATATATTATTGACGCGAAAAAGAAAGCGATTACGATTGGATACCCATCTATCAATAAAAGTAGTGCGCAATTTACTGTTTTGAAAAAGGGCAAAATTCAATTTGGGCTAGCCGCACTTAAAAATATTGGCTTAAGAGCCATTGAAGAAATTACTAAAATGCGAAAAGATACGGGTCCCTATCAGGACATCTTTGATTTTTGCGCGAGAGTTAGTAGTAAGCATATAAACAGGAGAACGTTAGAAGCATTAGTTTCAGCGGGGTGCTTTGACGAACTAGGACACCACCGAGCAGGCTTACTAGCAACCTTAGACTATGCCCAAGAATATGGAGAGAAAGTTAAGCAATTTCAGGAAAATCAGCAGACAGCTTTTTTTACTGAAGAAATAACATTACCAGATTTAATTCAAGTCCCACCATTTAAAGAAACAGAAAAACTTTATTTTGAAAAAGAAGTAATAGGTTTTTATTTATCTAGCCATCCCATCGAAGCTTTTGCTGACTTACTTAAATCCCATAAAAGAATCTTAATTTCTGAATCTTTATTAAAAGAAGATGGTTATGTGACTCGGATTGGCGGCCTTGTTGAAACAGTCAGAAGGATAAAAACAAAAAAAGGAGAACAAATGGCTTTTCTAAAACTAAGTGATGAGAGTGGTGATATTAATGTAACAATTTTTCCAAAGATATTTCAGCAACATCGTTCTGTTTTCCAGGAAGGAGAACTTGCTTTTTTGGAAGGGAAATTAGAAGTTTCTGAATCAAGATTACAATTGGTTGTTAGAAAAGCAATTGACATAAAAAGTCTTTCCAAAAAAATTGAAAATAAAATTATCTTATATTTAAAAATTGTTCAAGATAAATCTAGCTCGATGCAGTTAATAAAACTAAAAGAAAACTTGAAAAATTTTCCCGGAAATGTGCAGATAATACTTTATTATGAGGGGAAAAAGCAGTCGATACAATTATCTGATGACTTTAACGTAACCCCATCAAATCAATGTTTAGAGACGTTATATTTGATGCTCGGAAAGGAGAATGTTGTCTTGAAGGGGTAA
- a CDS encoding YtrH family sporulation protein encodes MDKEFIATLVMNFFVAFGVVIGGAIVGGIGAFLIGKPPLSTINDLATGLKIWALVAAIGGTFDAIYSIERGIYDGSHIDIVKTLFMIFVALSGAHSGGVIIQWMTQES; translated from the coding sequence ATGGATAAGGAGTTTATTGCCACATTAGTAATGAATTTTTTCGTTGCCTTCGGTGTAGTTATTGGTGGAGCGATTGTCGGCGGAATCGGTGCTTTTCTAATTGGAAAGCCCCCTTTATCAACAATAAACGATCTTGCTACTGGTCTGAAAATTTGGGCTTTAGTAGCAGCTATCGGCGGCACATTTGATGCTATATACAGTATCGAAAGAGGAATTTATGATGGGTCTCATATTGATATAGTGAAAACGTTGTTCATGATTTTTGTTGCACTTTCAGGAGCGCACTCAGGGGGTGTCATTATTCAGTGGATGACACAGGAATCTTAA
- a CDS encoding bifunctional oligoribonuclease/PAP phosphatase NrnA, producing the protein MKVKIIETVESYTKIIIHRHVRPDPDALGSQAGLAHLIKNHYPEKEVYLVGDEEISLNFISEMDEISDQTFQDALIIICDTANTERISDERFSKGAKIIKIDHHPNEDPYGDLLWIDTDASSVSEMIYELFETWRDIKGMEMTAAAARCIFTGIVGDTGRFRYPNTSERTFRYVGEVVTQPFSPIEIYEKLEKKSLNDARLEGYILNQFHFSDVGVGSIRLPNEILEKYQVTTSDASRLVNTFANVEGLKAWVFFVEEPDKLIRVRLRSKGPKINGLAQKFNGGGHPLAAGASVHSWDEADKVLEQLKEICAQHK; encoded by the coding sequence ATGAAAGTAAAAATCATAGAGACTGTCGAAAGTTACACTAAAATTATCATTCATCGCCACGTTCGTCCGGATCCTGATGCGCTAGGCTCACAAGCTGGATTGGCTCATTTAATTAAAAATCATTATCCAGAAAAGGAAGTTTATCTTGTTGGAGACGAAGAAATATCTCTCAACTTCATTTCTGAGATGGATGAAATAAGTGATCAAACCTTTCAAGACGCGCTGATTATTATTTGCGACACAGCAAATACAGAGCGTATTAGTGATGAAAGATTTAGTAAAGGTGCAAAAATCATAAAAATTGATCATCATCCAAATGAAGATCCATATGGCGATTTATTGTGGATCGATACCGACGCTAGCTCTGTTAGTGAAATGATTTATGAACTTTTTGAGACTTGGCGTGATATAAAAGGGATGGAAATGACTGCGGCCGCCGCCCGGTGCATCTTTACTGGTATTGTAGGTGATACAGGTAGATTTCGATATCCAAACACAAGTGAACGAACATTTCGTTATGTTGGTGAAGTTGTGACACAACCATTTTCACCTATTGAAATTTATGAAAAGCTTGAAAAGAAAAGCCTAAATGATGCTAGACTGGAAGGTTATATATTAAATCAATTTCACTTTTCAGACGTTGGTGTTGGATCTATCCGCTTACCAAATGAAATATTAGAAAAGTATCAAGTTACCACCAGTGATGCATCAAGACTGGTGAATACCTTCGCTAATGTGGAGGGATTAAAAGCATGGGTATTCTTTGTTGAAGAGCCAGACAAGTTAATTCGTGTCCGACTACGCTCCAAAGGTCCTAAGATTAACGGCTTAGCACAAAAATTTAATGGTGGCGGTCATCCTTTGGCGGCAGGAGCATCTGTTCATTCTTGGGACGAGGCGGACAAGGTGCTAGAGCAACTTAAAGAGATATGTGCCCAACACAAATAG
- a CDS encoding DRTGG domain-containing protein, translating to MTKHEQILQHIESLEVGNKISVRQIAKVLSVSEGTAYRAIKDAENQGLVSTIERVGTIRIEKKKKENFEKLTFAEVVNIVEGQVLGGRDGLYKTLNKFVIGAMKAEAMMRYVEAGNLLIVGNRNQVHKLALQTGAAVLLTGGFDTSDEVKRLADELDLPIISTSYDTFTVATMINRAIYDQLIKKEIILVDDIFIKLEKTFYLKTTDKIEKWFDLNNETKHSRYPIVDENMKIQGMVTSKDIMGKDKQLELEKVMTKNPLSVSIKTSVASAAHVMVWEGIEQLPVVDNHKKLVGVISRQDVLKALQMNQRQPHVGETIEDLVTSRFQESTLNNETFYRCEVTPQMTNHLGTISYGVFTTIVTEAGSRALRFHKKGDLVVENITLYFIKPVQIESMIEIFPRVLEIGRKFGKVDIEVFHEGKIVGKALLMAQIIDR from the coding sequence ATGACAAAACACGAACAAATATTGCAGCATATTGAATCGCTTGAAGTTGGTAATAAAATTTCGGTAAGACAAATTGCAAAAGTATTGTCAGTTAGTGAAGGGACGGCTTATCGTGCCATAAAAGATGCTGAAAACCAAGGGTTAGTAAGTACGATTGAGCGTGTCGGAACTATTCGAATTGAAAAAAAGAAAAAGGAAAATTTTGAGAAGTTAACCTTTGCAGAAGTTGTCAATATTGTTGAGGGACAAGTCCTAGGGGGCAGAGATGGTCTTTATAAAACATTAAATAAATTTGTGATTGGAGCTATGAAAGCGGAAGCGATGATGAGATATGTAGAAGCAGGCAACTTACTAATTGTCGGAAACCGAAATCAAGTTCACAAACTTGCCCTTCAAACTGGGGCGGCCGTTCTTCTAACAGGGGGATTTGATACGTCGGATGAAGTGAAAAGATTGGCCGATGAATTAGATTTACCAATTATTTCAACATCATATGATACTTTTACTGTAGCAACAATGATTAACAGAGCTATCTATGATCAATTAATTAAAAAAGAGATCATTTTGGTGGACGATATTTTTATAAAACTAGAAAAAACTTTTTATTTAAAAACAACAGACAAAATAGAAAAATGGTTTGACTTAAATAATGAGACTAAACATAGCCGCTATCCAATTGTTGATGAAAATATGAAAATTCAAGGGATGGTAACGTCTAAAGATATTATGGGGAAAGATAAACAACTAGAACTTGAAAAAGTGATGACAAAAAATCCGCTTTCAGTAAGTATAAAAACATCAGTAGCATCTGCCGCTCACGTTATGGTATGGGAAGGAATAGAACAATTACCTGTCGTCGACAATCATAAAAAATTAGTTGGAGTGATTAGCAGGCAAGATGTATTGAAAGCATTACAAATGAATCAACGGCAACCTCATGTAGGTGAAACAATCGAAGATTTAGTAACTAGTCGCTTTCAAGAATCAACTTTGAATAATGAAACTTTCTATCGCTGTGAAGTAACCCCTCAGATGACTAATCATTTAGGAACAATTTCTTATGGGGTTTTTACAACAATTGTCACGGAAGCTGGAAGTAGGGCATTGCGCTTTCATAAAAAAGGTGACTTAGTTGTTGAAAACATCACTTTATACTTTATTAAGCCAGTTCAGATTGAAAGTATGATTGAAATTTTTCCGAGAGTGTTGGAGATTGGTCGGAAATTTGGGAAAGTAGATATCGAAGTTTTTCACGAAGGAAAAATTGTAGGAAAAGCATTACTAATGGCGCAGATAATTGATCGCTAA
- a CDS encoding metal-dependent hydrolase, with product MKITYHGHSVVLIETNGTKIIIDPFITGNGQTNLKANELKVDVIVLTHGHNDHVGDTVELAKQNEALVIAPFELATYLGWQGVNVHPMHIGGAHLFDFGKIKLTQAFHGSAYVEEDTKNIVYTGMPAGILFTSEGKTIYHAGDTALFSDMKIIGDRNKIDVAFLPIGDNFTMGPEDAAEAASWLKTKIVIPIHYNTFPVIEQDPKTFVALLADGIEGKILHSGQSIEL from the coding sequence ATGAAAATTACGTATCATGGTCATTCAGTTGTTTTAATTGAAACGAACGGAACAAAAATAATTATTGATCCATTTATTACTGGCAACGGTCAAACTAACCTCAAGGCTAATGAGCTGAAAGTCGATGTTATTGTCTTAACTCACGGTCATAATGACCATGTTGGTGATACTGTGGAATTGGCGAAACAAAACGAAGCTTTGGTTATAGCACCTTTTGAACTTGCAACATATTTAGGCTGGCAAGGTGTAAATGTTCACCCGATGCATATAGGTGGTGCCCATCTATTCGATTTCGGAAAAATAAAGCTAACACAAGCATTCCACGGATCGGCTTATGTTGAAGAAGATACAAAAAATATTGTCTATACAGGAATGCCAGCGGGAATTTTATTTACCTCAGAAGGAAAAACAATCTACCATGCAGGAGACACTGCACTGTTTTCAGATATGAAGATAATTGGCGATCGAAACAAGATTGATGTTGCCTTTCTACCAATCGGTGATAATTTCACAATGGGCCCAGAAGATGCAGCAGAAGCAGCTAGTTGGCTTAAAACAAAAATTGTTATTCCAATTCACTACAATACATTTCCCGTCATCGAGCAAGATCCGAAGACATTTGTTGCTTTGCTTGCTGACGGTATTGAAGGAAAGATATTGCATTCAGGGCAGTCAATCGAGTTGTGA
- a CDS encoding Xaa-Pro peptidase family protein translates to MKIRLTRLMSWLKETNIDFAFVQTKANVFYLSGFYFEPHERLIGIAIFPNAEPIMICPNMEKSQAKAAGWENEIISYSDSENPWEILEIRLKKEHKALYSIAVEKEHISFTRANALVNMYPQAQLVSVEEKLSSLRLIKDAKELAILKEAAKLADFGVEVGINAIGAGKTEMDILALIEYELKRKGIREMSFSTMVLTGLKTANPHGSPGLAEIKQGDFVLFDLGVILDGYCSDITRTVGFQQVSEQQQHVYETVLAAQNAALSICEIGTRVGDIDTAARNHITEKGYGDFFPHRIGHGLGIEVHEFPSMSDNNDELLVEGAVFTIEPGIYVPSVGGVRIEDDVVITKNGYHCLTTYPKDLIVVK, encoded by the coding sequence GTGAAAATACGATTAACAAGACTAATGAGCTGGTTAAAAGAAACAAACATTGATTTTGCCTTTGTCCAAACAAAGGCAAATGTATTTTACTTGTCTGGTTTTTACTTTGAACCACACGAACGTTTAATTGGAATTGCTATTTTTCCAAATGCAGAGCCTATTATGATCTGTCCCAATATGGAAAAATCGCAAGCAAAAGCTGCTGGATGGGAAAATGAAATTATTAGCTACTCCGACTCCGAAAACCCTTGGGAAATTTTAGAAATACGATTAAAAAAGGAGCACAAAGCACTTTATTCGATAGCTGTTGAGAAAGAACATATTTCTTTTACTAGAGCAAATGCACTAGTAAACATGTATCCACAAGCACAATTAGTTTCAGTTGAAGAAAAACTTTCCTCGTTACGTTTAATTAAGGATGCTAAGGAATTAGCCATTTTAAAAGAAGCTGCCAAATTAGCGGACTTCGGAGTTGAAGTTGGCATCAACGCAATTGGTGCTGGGAAAACAGAAATGGATATTTTAGCTTTAATTGAATATGAACTAAAACGAAAAGGGATTAGAGAAATGTCTTTCTCAACGATGGTTCTAACAGGGTTGAAAACAGCAAATCCCCATGGAAGTCCAGGATTAGCTGAAATTAAACAGGGTGATTTTGTGTTATTCGATCTTGGAGTCATACTAGATGGATACTGCTCAGATATTACGCGGACAGTTGGCTTTCAACAAGTAAGTGAGCAACAACAACACGTTTATGAGACAGTATTAGCAGCACAAAACGCCGCTCTTTCTATTTGTGAAATTGGAACTAGAGTTGGAGATATAGATACGGCCGCAAGAAACCATATTACCGAAAAGGGCTACGGGGATTTTTTCCCACACCGAATTGGCCATGGACTAGGTATTGAAGTCCATGAATTTCCTTCAATGAGTGATAATAATGATGAATTATTAGTAGAAGGAGCGGTATTTACCATTGAACCAGGCATTTATGTACCTAGTGTTGGTGGCGTTCGAATTGAAGATGATGTTGTTATTACCAAAAACGGTTATCATTGCTTGACTACCTATCCAAAAGACTTAATTGTTGTGAAATAG
- a CDS encoding SDR family oxidoreductase, whose product MRHALITAGTKGLGKKVTEKLLKDGYNVTVSYRADKEVVERLTNEWQLYDGHFHFVQADVTNKLDLFSLVDQASSTFGNIHILINNAGPYVFQRKKLVDYSEGEWNEMLEGNLNSVFHLLKKVIPMMREEKFGRIITYGFQGAESSPGWIYRSAFAAAKSGLVSLTKTIAIEEAEHGITANMVCPGNILGEMKEASIAYSRNFVDHDTPVGRSGTGEDISRTIAFLCDENSDMITGTVLEVTGGVDVLNRFRYNIDRLT is encoded by the coding sequence TTGCGTCACGCTTTGATTACAGCAGGAACAAAAGGATTAGGCAAAAAAGTGACGGAAAAGTTATTAAAAGATGGTTATAATGTAACAGTTAGCTATCGTGCCGATAAAGAAGTAGTTGAGCGCTTAACAAATGAGTGGCAACTGTACGATGGTCATTTTCATTTTGTTCAGGCAGATGTAACAAATAAACTAGATTTATTTTCACTTGTTGATCAAGCTTCAAGTACTTTTGGTAACATCCATATTTTAATTAACAACGCTGGTCCATACGTTTTTCAAAGAAAAAAATTAGTGGATTATAGTGAGGGAGAATGGAATGAAATGCTAGAAGGTAATTTAAATAGTGTATTTCATTTATTAAAAAAAGTAATCCCGATGATGCGAGAAGAGAAATTTGGTCGAATTATTACATATGGATTTCAAGGCGCGGAAAGTTCTCCTGGTTGGATTTATCGCTCAGCGTTTGCGGCGGCAAAAAGTGGTCTAGTATCCTTGACAAAAACAATTGCTATTGAAGAAGCAGAACATGGCATTACCGCTAATATGGTTTGTCCTGGGAATATTTTAGGGGAAATGAAAGAAGCAAGCATTGCATATTCGCGAAATTTTGTCGATCATGACACACCTGTTGGAAGGTCAGGGACAGGTGAAGATATTAGCCGTACTATTGCCTTTCTCTGTGACGAAAATTCAGATATGATTACAGGAACAGTTTTGGAAGTAACTGGTGGGGTCGATGTTCTTAATCGTTTTCGCTATAATATAGATCGTTTAACTTAG
- a CDS encoding universal stress protein gives MVENYSNILVAVDGSDESKKALEKAISVAKKATAKLYIAHVIDTRTFATVEQYDRSIVTRAEEYAKEMLAGYKAEATEAGVEAVAVLDFGSPKVKVSKELAIKYDIDLIVTGATGLNAVERLLIGSVSEYIIRHTKCNVLIVRN, from the coding sequence ATGGTAGAAAACTACTCTAATATTTTAGTTGCAGTTGATGGCTCGGACGAATCAAAGAAAGCACTAGAAAAAGCAATTTCTGTAGCAAAGAAAGCAACGGCAAAACTCTATATCGCTCATGTTATCGACACTAGAACTTTTGCGACCGTTGAACAATATGATCGATCTATTGTTACACGTGCAGAGGAATACGCTAAAGAAATGCTGGCAGGCTATAAAGCTGAAGCTACAGAAGCTGGGGTCGAAGCAGTTGCAGTTTTGGATTTTGGTTCACCAAAAGTAAAGGTTTCTAAAGAACTTGCAATTAAATATGATATTGATTTAATTGTTACAGGGGCAACGGGATTAAATGCTGTTGAGCGTCTTCTTATCGGAAGTGTATCAGAGTACATCATTCGTCACACAAAATGTAACGTCTTAATTGTTCGAAATTAA
- the argH gene encoding argininosuccinate lyase, whose translation MTEKLWGGRFTKKAESWVDAFGASIGFDKELVKEDIQGSIAHVKMLGKCGIVPKEDVEKILAGLAVIQEKAKKGQLEYNVQNEDIHLNLEKFLIDEIGEVGGKLHTGRSRNDQVATDVHLYLRNQVKEILVSIRHLQEAILQQSKQHVETILPGYTHLQRAQPVSFAHHLMTYFWMLERDYGRMEDSFKRINISPLGAGALAGTTFPIDRHYTAELLGFDAIYENSMDAVSDRDYIVEFLSNSSILMMHLSRFCEELILWSSQEFQFVEIDDAFATGSSIMPQKKNPDMAELIRGKTGRVYGNLFSLLTVLKGLPLAYNKDMQEDKEGMFDTVHTVKGSLQIFAGMIETLKVLGGNMEKATNEDFSNATELADYLATKGMPFRRAHEVVGKLVLHCIENNKFLLDLTGTEFKEASNLFEDDIYHVLEPKTVVARRNSAGGTGFDQVRAALVKAESILKEDVQRA comes from the coding sequence GTGACAGAAAAGCTTTGGGGTGGTCGTTTTACAAAAAAAGCAGAAAGTTGGGTAGATGCCTTTGGGGCATCTATCGGCTTCGATAAAGAATTAGTGAAAGAAGATATTCAAGGCAGTATCGCTCATGTGAAAATGTTAGGGAAATGTGGGATTGTACCTAAAGAAGATGTTGAGAAAATTTTAGCGGGACTGGCCGTCATTCAAGAAAAAGCGAAAAAAGGACAGCTAGAATATAACGTTCAAAATGAAGATATTCACTTGAATTTAGAAAAGTTTTTAATCGATGAGATTGGTGAGGTTGGTGGCAAGCTACATACGGGTAGAAGCCGAAATGACCAAGTTGCTACTGATGTGCATCTCTATTTACGAAACCAAGTGAAAGAAATTCTTGTCTCGATTCGACATCTTCAAGAAGCGATTCTTCAACAAAGTAAGCAGCATGTTGAAACAATTCTTCCAGGATACACGCATTTACAGCGAGCGCAACCTGTTTCATTCGCACACCATTTAATGACCTACTTTTGGATGTTAGAGCGTGACTATGGGCGAATGGAAGATAGCTTCAAACGTATTAATATTTCACCATTAGGTGCTGGAGCGTTAGCTGGAACGACATTTCCAATCGACCGTCATTATACAGCTGAGCTACTAGGTTTCGATGCAATTTATGAAAATAGTATGGATGCAGTGAGTGATCGCGATTATATCGTTGAGTTTTTAAGTAATTCATCGATTTTAATGATGCATTTATCACGTTTTTGCGAGGAATTAATTTTGTGGTCTAGCCAAGAGTTTCAGTTTGTAGAGATTGACGATGCTTTTGCAACTGGAAGTAGTATAATGCCACAAAAGAAAAATCCTGATATGGCAGAATTAATTCGTGGTAAAACTGGTCGAGTGTATGGAAATCTTTTCTCGCTACTGACAGTATTAAAGGGATTACCACTCGCTTATAACAAAGATATGCAAGAAGATAAAGAAGGAATGTTTGATACTGTTCATACTGTAAAAGGAAGCTTACAAATTTTTGCGGGTATGATTGAAACACTTAAAGTTTTAGGCGGAAATATGGAAAAAGCTACAAACGAAGATTTTTCGAATGCTACTGAATTAGCAGACTATTTAGCAACAAAAGGAATGCCTTTCCGTCGGGCTCATGAAGTTGTTGGGAAATTAGTACTTCATTGTATTGAAAACAACAAGTTTTTATTAGATTTAACGGGAACTGAATTTAAAGAAGCAAGCAATTTATTTGAAGATGATATCTATCATGTGCTAGAACCAAAAACAGTTGTAGCTAGACGTAATAGCGCTGGTGGAACAGGTTTTGATCAAGTTAGAGCCGCGTTAGTAAAAGCGGAAAGTATCCTTAAAGAAGATGTACAAAGAGCCTGA